A portion of the Sphaerochaeta pleomorpha str. Grapes genome contains these proteins:
- a CDS encoding MurR/RpiR family transcriptional regulator has protein sequence MEGCTTLLKQALSYLSPSERKVAKYLLENPQDAVQHSITILAQESGSSTAAVVRLCKRLKFDGYSDLKLALAKEVYGNSPPSEGPFMFDLSKTDGAGSITSMMVDTVCESITSLKSVLSTRQVELAVEALANAEKILLAGIGASALAAMDMYQKLGRLGIYSSFPNEPDLQIVNACALNNKSVCIVFSYSGETKTMRQVAQQAKKAGAIIIAVTRVGGNSLSKLADIVLTVPDSEALYRQGATLSRLNQLVVVDILYSSLIVNKGDAGQFITATWKAVTHANSPGEKQKK, from the coding sequence ATGGAAGGATGTACTACATTATTAAAACAAGCTCTGTCGTATCTGTCCCCCTCGGAGAGGAAGGTAGCAAAATATCTTTTGGAAAATCCACAGGATGCAGTCCAACATAGCATTACCATACTGGCTCAGGAGAGTGGAAGCAGTACCGCAGCAGTGGTAAGGCTCTGCAAACGACTGAAGTTCGACGGCTATAGTGATTTGAAACTTGCCCTTGCTAAGGAAGTGTATGGAAATAGTCCCCCTTCTGAGGGGCCCTTTATGTTCGACCTCTCCAAAACGGATGGGGCCGGATCGATAACCTCCATGATGGTCGACACTGTCTGTGAAAGCATAACTTCGCTGAAAAGTGTGTTGTCAACCCGGCAGGTTGAACTGGCCGTGGAAGCCTTGGCAAATGCGGAAAAGATATTGCTTGCAGGAATCGGGGCATCGGCGCTTGCTGCAATGGATATGTACCAGAAACTGGGAAGGCTTGGCATCTATTCAAGTTTCCCCAATGAACCTGACTTGCAGATCGTAAATGCCTGTGCATTGAACAATAAAAGTGTATGCATTGTGTTTTCCTACTCGGGGGAAACCAAAACCATGCGCCAGGTTGCCCAGCAAGCCAAGAAAGCTGGGGCTATCATCATTGCCGTAACCAGGGTAGGGGGGAATTCTCTCTCCAAGCTTGCCGATATTGTATTGACCGTACCTGATAGTGAGGCTCTTTATCGACAAGGGGCTACGTTGTCCAGGCTTAACCAGCTGGTAGTAGTCGATATCCTGTACAGCAGCCTAATCGTGAACAAGGGCGATGCAGGGCAGTTTATTACTGCCACATGGAAGGCTGTCACCCATGCCAACAGCCCTGGGGAAAAACAAAAGAAATAG
- a CDS encoding carbohydrate ABC transporter permease, with product MREYKTRSNSVFTALVNLVMVFTLFACLTPFIYMIALSFSSPKAIINNEVFLLPKGFNWESYRQIFSYPNFFHAYGNTIFYTVLGTAISLTMMILFAYPLSKSRLRGNAFFMKLVIFSMFFSGGLIPNYLLVSSLHLINTRWAMLLPFAINQFNLILMINFFRSIPLDLEEAAIIDGLDYFGILRRIILPLSGAALATVGLYTAVFFWNDWFNGLIYLKSSQFPVMLFLRNIVNGTSMVGDAAGSGDKTTIAISIKSAVIITSTLPIIVLYPFLQRFFVKGVMIGAVKG from the coding sequence ATGAGAGAGTACAAGACACGTTCGAACAGTGTATTCACTGCTTTGGTAAACCTGGTGATGGTGTTCACCCTTTTTGCTTGCCTGACGCCGTTTATCTACATGATTGCCCTTTCCTTTTCCAGCCCCAAGGCAATTATAAACAATGAGGTTTTTCTGTTACCCAAAGGATTCAACTGGGAGTCCTACCGACAGATTTTTTCTTATCCGAATTTCTTCCATGCCTATGGCAATACTATTTTCTATACGGTATTAGGAACTGCTATTTCATTGACAATGATGATTCTCTTTGCATATCCATTGAGCAAATCGAGGCTCAGGGGCAATGCTTTTTTCATGAAACTGGTCATATTTTCCATGTTTTTTTCCGGGGGCCTTATTCCCAACTACCTGCTGGTTTCCTCGTTGCACCTGATAAATACCCGGTGGGCCATGCTGCTTCCATTTGCTATCAATCAGTTCAATCTGATTCTCATGATTAATTTTTTCCGCTCGATTCCTTTGGACCTCGAGGAGGCTGCCATCATCGATGGCCTGGACTATTTTGGAATCCTGCGCCGGATAATCCTTCCGCTTTCCGGGGCAGCGTTGGCTACCGTAGGACTCTACACGGCAGTGTTTTTCTGGAATGACTGGTTCAATGGTTTGATTTACCTCAAGAGCTCGCAATTCCCTGTTATGCTCTTTTTACGCAATATCGTAAACGGGACAAGCATGGTCGGCGACGCTGCCGGCTCCGGGGACAAGACAACCATCGCCATCTCGATCAAGAGCGCAGTCATCATTACCAGCACGCTTCCAATCATTGTCCTGTATCCCTTCTTGCAGCGGTTCTTTGTAAAAGGGGTAATGATAGGGGCTGTGAAAGGGTAG
- a CDS encoding serine hydrolase domain-containing protein, giving the protein MDSNALNLYLQEIQDQASPCVSAVVLSDSSVLYRKDLGYRQLVPQALPLTKHTLFDLASLTKVVGTLMATLRLMEKKELSLAMNLGFLLSDAGNYKETTLGQLLTHTGGFIPEMRLELYLQDCEDALTFMLSQPVRYKPGTKVEYSCFGYIILAKILEKITGIPFEKLVKQEVSDPLGMHKTVFNPLLKFPEAQYAATERLENTNEILCGIVHDENSRFLGGIAGNAGLFSTAEDLTRFCRMFLCKGQSEQGTYLSTETMNLLFNLQTGNCEGEKRTLGFKIADARLLGTNASAQAIGHTGFTGTSIAIDPLLNRAAILLCNRVHPSRKNNVLLGMRQGFHTLAFQ; this is encoded by the coding sequence ATGGACAGTAACGCTCTAAATCTCTATCTGCAGGAAATCCAGGACCAGGCTTCCCCCTGTGTCAGCGCTGTGGTACTCAGTGATTCTTCTGTGCTCTATCGAAAAGACCTCGGATACAGGCAACTTGTCCCACAAGCGCTTCCTCTTACAAAGCATACGCTTTTTGATCTTGCTTCCTTGACCAAGGTTGTCGGAACGTTGATGGCAACCCTTCGCCTCATGGAGAAAAAAGAGCTTTCTTTAGCTATGAACCTGGGTTTTCTGCTCTCTGATGCCGGAAATTACAAAGAAACAACCCTTGGTCAATTGCTCACACACACTGGCGGATTTATCCCAGAAATGCGTTTGGAACTGTATCTGCAAGACTGCGAAGATGCCCTTACCTTCATGCTAAGCCAGCCGGTTCGATACAAACCCGGTACGAAAGTAGAGTATAGTTGCTTTGGCTATATAATCCTTGCCAAAATCCTGGAAAAAATAACCGGAATTCCCTTTGAAAAACTAGTCAAGCAAGAAGTCTCAGACCCTCTGGGAATGCATAAAACTGTCTTCAACCCTCTCTTGAAATTTCCCGAGGCTCAGTATGCAGCAACGGAAAGACTCGAAAACACCAATGAAATTCTCTGTGGAATCGTACATGACGAGAACAGCAGGTTCTTGGGAGGCATTGCAGGCAATGCAGGTTTATTTTCCACTGCAGAAGACCTTACCCGGTTCTGCAGGATGTTCCTCTGTAAGGGACAAAGCGAACAGGGAACGTATCTTAGCACGGAAACAATGAATCTGTTGTTCAATCTCCAGACAGGAAACTGTGAAGGAGAAAAAAGAACGCTTGGTTTTAAAATTGCGGATGCTCGGCTCCTGGGAACAAATGCCAGTGCACAAGCAATAGGCCATACGGGATTTACCGGTACCTCGATTGCAATTGACCCTCTACTCAACAGGGCAGCCATTTTACTCTGTAACAGGGTTCATCCCTCAAGGAAGAATAACGTGCTGCTAGGCATGAGGCAAGGATTCCATACCCTTGCCTTCCAATAA
- a CDS encoding anhydro-N-acetylmuramic acid kinase — MNTVQPLASKSRKLCIGLMSGTCCDGIDAVLVAIEGRGTKLKVTELAFVSIPYEKKFRARLLTLSRGEEGGSRELCLMNFTLGQLFVSAAKAVCKEAKVSTSEIDLIGSHGHTFYHIPEAQDYFGKPVSATMQLGEASLLSEAFGCPVVSDFRVRDMAAGGQGAPLVPYTEYLLYRSETETVALQNLGGIGNLTVIPKHALPEQILAFDTGPGNMVIDELVYRYSSGVESYDKNGDLGRKGKISNSLVQWMLENDGYLTRFPPKTTGRERYGIPFVDLVEHQGVALGLSPFDIIASATYYTAFCISYSLSHFCPVPVDRLTVGGGGIHNSFLMDELKQLLPHMPVNTQEDLGFNSDSKEAVAFAVLANEAIAGRPNTLIGATGASHAVVMGKILL; from the coding sequence ATGAACACCGTACAGCCATTGGCTTCCAAATCAAGAAAACTTTGTATTGGGTTGATGAGTGGAACCTGTTGTGACGGGATAGACGCCGTCTTGGTTGCCATCGAGGGACGTGGAACGAAGCTGAAAGTAACAGAACTCGCGTTTGTTTCCATTCCGTATGAAAAAAAGTTCAGGGCAAGATTGCTGACACTATCACGTGGTGAAGAAGGTGGGAGCAGGGAACTCTGCCTGATGAATTTTACGTTGGGCCAGTTGTTTGTTTCAGCAGCCAAGGCTGTGTGTAAAGAAGCAAAGGTTTCCACCAGTGAAATTGATCTCATCGGGTCGCACGGCCATACGTTCTATCATATCCCCGAGGCGCAAGATTATTTTGGGAAGCCGGTCTCGGCAACCATGCAGCTAGGGGAAGCCTCGCTTTTGAGTGAAGCCTTCGGTTGTCCTGTAGTGAGTGACTTCCGTGTCCGTGATATGGCAGCCGGGGGGCAGGGGGCACCCTTGGTTCCCTATACGGAGTATCTTCTCTATAGAAGCGAAACGGAGACGGTTGCCCTGCAGAATCTTGGTGGTATCGGGAATCTTACCGTTATTCCAAAACATGCGCTTCCCGAACAAATCCTTGCCTTTGATACGGGTCCCGGCAATATGGTTATTGACGAATTGGTCTATCGGTATTCCTCAGGGGTAGAGAGCTATGATAAAAACGGTGACTTAGGGAGGAAGGGAAAGATTTCGAATTCCTTGGTTCAGTGGATGCTGGAAAACGACGGGTACCTTACCCGGTTCCCTCCCAAGACAACTGGGCGAGAACGGTATGGAATACCCTTTGTAGATTTGGTTGAGCACCAGGGAGTTGCCCTTGGTCTTTCTCCTTTCGACATCATAGCCTCGGCAACCTACTATACGGCATTTTGCATATCCTATTCCCTCTCGCATTTCTGCCCTGTTCCTGTCGACCGGTTGACCGTGGGGGGAGGGGGAATTCACAATTCTTTTTTGATGGATGAACTGAAGCAGCTTTTGCCCCATATGCCCGTCAATACGCAAGAGGACCTTGGATTCAATAGCGATAGCAAGGAGGCTGTAGCCTTTGCGGTTCTAGCCAATGAGGCTATTGCAGGAAGGCCAAATACCCTGATTGGGGCTACAGGCGCCTCTCATGCTGTGGTTATGGGTAAAATACTTCTCTAA
- a CDS encoding glycoside hydrolase family 3 protein: protein MDDAQKIGQHFVCGFPGTSLDESFKEAVHTYKIANIILFARNIESKGQVRQLCQDIQELVQKECGTPALICIDQEGGMVTRLSSDCTNVPGAMALSATGEVNSVFEAGALTGRELRALGINCDLAPCLDVNSNKNNPVIGVRSYGDSEKTVSSFGCAMVEALQSEGVMSVAKHFPGHGDTHLDSHLDLPWVAGDLQALEEHLYPFRLATFAGVQGIMSSHILFPALEKEKVPATMSRSILTDLLKKEMGFKGLVFSDCMEMQAIANYYGTASGSLASLQAGVDLVCISHHVELAIQAIALVKEALATGRLDKSEFTASTDKIIKAKVMLSLEKNVPFSEVGSKEHKATAQKLREKSLTLVRGNILPLGTNPYFVGPRCFLATNVSNERNVPLFASSMAELLGGDYFVCSDNPDSTEIDKIKATGKDATSIIIGTYNAHLRPGQIDLVHAFVKGKIPVTCIALRNPYDLALVGEGVTAIAAYEYTQDCFEALSRLLRKEIEATGSLPVQL, encoded by the coding sequence ATGGATGATGCACAAAAAATAGGACAGCATTTTGTCTGCGGTTTCCCTGGTACTTCCTTGGATGAATCCTTCAAGGAAGCGGTACATACCTATAAGATAGCGAATATCATTCTCTTTGCCAGGAATATCGAGAGCAAAGGGCAGGTAAGGCAACTTTGTCAGGATATTCAAGAGCTTGTGCAGAAAGAATGTGGCACGCCTGCCTTGATCTGCATAGACCAGGAAGGAGGTATGGTCACCCGCCTGAGCAGTGACTGCACCAATGTCCCTGGGGCAATGGCATTATCGGCCACAGGCGAGGTGAACTCGGTTTTTGAAGCCGGGGCCCTGACCGGGCGGGAACTGAGAGCCTTGGGTATCAACTGCGATCTTGCTCCCTGCCTTGACGTAAACAGCAACAAAAATAATCCGGTTATCGGGGTCAGAAGTTACGGCGATTCCGAAAAGACGGTTTCTTCCTTTGGGTGTGCCATGGTCGAAGCGTTGCAGAGCGAAGGGGTAATGTCCGTAGCCAAGCACTTTCCCGGTCATGGGGATACCCATTTGGATTCCCATCTCGACCTTCCCTGGGTAGCAGGTGACCTGCAGGCCCTTGAGGAACATCTGTATCCTTTCAGGTTGGCAACCTTTGCCGGTGTCCAGGGGATTATGAGCAGCCACATCCTGTTTCCTGCCCTCGAAAAAGAAAAGGTGCCTGCAACGATGAGCCGTTCGATCCTTACGGACCTTCTGAAAAAAGAAATGGGCTTCAAAGGCCTGGTTTTCAGTGATTGCATGGAAATGCAGGCGATTGCAAACTATTACGGCACTGCTTCGGGTTCTTTGGCTTCCCTGCAAGCAGGGGTAGACCTTGTCTGTATAAGCCACCATGTGGAATTGGCAATACAGGCAATAGCGTTAGTCAAGGAGGCCCTTGCCACGGGGAGACTGGACAAAAGTGAATTTACTGCTTCGACTGACAAAATCATCAAGGCCAAGGTGATGCTTTCCCTGGAAAAAAATGTACCCTTTTCTGAGGTGGGTTCAAAAGAACATAAGGCAACTGCCCAGAAGCTACGCGAAAAGTCGTTGACCTTGGTCAGGGGAAACATCCTACCGCTCGGCACCAACCCCTATTTTGTCGGGCCAAGGTGTTTTTTGGCAACCAATGTGTCCAATGAGCGGAATGTGCCGCTTTTTGCCTCCTCTATGGCCGAATTGCTTGGAGGCGATTATTTTGTCTGCTCTGACAACCCTGATTCGACGGAAATAGACAAGATCAAGGCAACGGGAAAAGATGCAACCTCCATCATTATCGGAACGTACAATGCACATCTGCGCCCTGGACAGATTGATCTGGTACATGCTTTTGTCAAAGGGAAGATCCCTGTGACCTGTATTGCTTTGAGAAACCCCTATGACCTTGCCTTGGTAGGGGAGGGGGTGACTGCGATAGCCGCCTATGAATATACCCAGGACTGCTTTGAGGCCCTGTCAAGATTATTGAGAAAAGAGATTGAGGCAACCGGAAGTCTTCCGGTCCAACTATAG
- a CDS encoding N-acetylglucosamine kinase: protein MKGLFYGLDGGGTRCRLAIWDENKRLIYKDEGESSNVYAVGFEQAKSNVRSLLEKAAKNPLVEVSKIRALCFGSAGLARDTERSRWLSFFESQFPEPIALLLCTDAEIMLAGSLNEPTGIGLIAGTGSICIGRNEDGVVVRAGGMGTALGDEGSAWWIAKEAVRRTLRSKENRDLPTTMETTIHAFFHLESLYDCIPFFNDKSLTKSAVAEFAPFVSVAAEQGDQLALAILEEAATELASLVNSVESRLGGQFLHRITLGGGVLEHDKLIRKLFLEKLTPTLIVCPSRGTALDGAGILAFSLVQ, encoded by the coding sequence ATGAAAGGTTTATTTTACGGTCTTGATGGCGGAGGGACCCGTTGCCGGCTGGCAATATGGGACGAAAACAAACGGCTGATTTATAAAGATGAGGGCGAAAGTTCAAATGTCTATGCAGTAGGATTCGAGCAAGCCAAATCAAATGTACGCTCTTTGCTCGAAAAAGCTGCAAAAAACCCTTTGGTAGAGGTCAGTAAAATACGAGCCCTCTGCTTTGGTAGTGCCGGCCTTGCCCGGGATACCGAAAGAAGCCGATGGCTCAGCTTCTTTGAAAGTCAATTTCCAGAACCGATTGCCCTGTTGCTCTGCACTGATGCAGAAATTATGCTCGCTGGCTCTCTGAACGAACCAACCGGCATTGGGTTGATCGCAGGGACCGGTTCGATCTGCATAGGAAGAAATGAGGACGGGGTTGTCGTACGTGCAGGGGGCATGGGCACAGCTCTCGGAGATGAGGGCTCGGCCTGGTGGATTGCAAAAGAAGCGGTCAGAAGAACCCTCAGGAGCAAAGAAAACCGAGACCTTCCCACTACTATGGAAACAACGATTCACGCTTTCTTCCACCTTGAATCCCTCTATGACTGCATACCCTTCTTTAATGACAAAAGCCTTACCAAATCTGCTGTGGCTGAGTTTGCACCGTTTGTATCGGTTGCTGCAGAACAAGGAGACCAATTGGCCTTGGCAATTCTCGAAGAGGCAGCCACGGAATTGGCATCGCTGGTCAATTCCGTGGAGTCAAGACTCGGAGGGCAATTTTTGCATCGCATCACCTTGGGTGGCGGGGTCTTGGAACATGACAAGCTTATCAGAAAATTATTCCTGGAAAAACTTACCCCGACCTTGATCGTATGCCCAAGCAGGGGAACTGCCCTCGACGGGGCAGGAATACTTGCATTTTCACTGGTACAATAA
- a CDS encoding DUF1343 domain-containing protein: MIQFGLDRIGDYSSLLNHKRLALVTNNSAMNTSFVSSFSVVRTQYDLVALFGAEHGIRGEIGAGSCIDEDAEFVDGIPLFSLYRKDGQHLTEHMVSGIDAILFDIQDLGLRFYTYIATLKNLIEDCAHFGKDLIVLDRPNPLGGVVVEGNRLAPEFFSFVGPYSLPVRYGLTIGELALLLNAELQYGCKLTIIPMNGWKRSDLFDSLGLPWIMTSPAIGHFESALLYAGMCLFEGTNLSEGRGTSCPFELIGSPFLHAEPLCRAANELHLKGIVFTPAYFTPTASKYQGETCKGLYAHVLDKEAFRPVESALRLIQLIARLYSEDFAFLPPLAPTQRSPFENLMGLTSQDVVTTNIEILLNQCSEQSSVFAKEKEIYHLYR; encoded by the coding sequence GTGATTCAATTTGGATTGGACCGGATAGGAGACTATTCCTCGCTTTTAAACCATAAGCGACTTGCCTTGGTGACGAACAACAGTGCCATGAATACCTCGTTTGTCTCGTCCTTTTCTGTAGTCAGGACACAATATGATTTGGTTGCCCTCTTTGGGGCGGAACACGGTATCCGCGGTGAAATAGGAGCTGGTTCCTGCATCGATGAAGATGCAGAATTTGTGGATGGCATTCCTCTTTTCAGCCTGTACCGCAAAGATGGCCAGCATCTCACCGAACATATGGTTTCCGGCATCGATGCCATACTCTTTGACATTCAGGATCTTGGCCTGCGTTTCTATACCTACATCGCTACCTTAAAAAATCTTATCGAGGACTGTGCCCACTTTGGCAAGGACCTCATCGTTCTCGATAGGCCCAATCCGCTGGGGGGTGTGGTCGTCGAGGGAAATAGGCTCGCCCCGGAATTTTTTAGTTTTGTAGGACCGTACAGCCTGCCTGTCAGGTATGGTTTAACCATTGGCGAGCTGGCACTTCTCCTTAACGCTGAACTGCAATATGGATGCAAGCTGACCATTATCCCGATGAACGGATGGAAAAGGAGCGACTTGTTCGACAGCCTTGGATTGCCTTGGATTATGACGAGCCCTGCTATCGGGCATTTCGAGAGTGCTTTGTTGTATGCCGGCATGTGCTTGTTTGAGGGTACGAACCTAAGTGAGGGCAGAGGGACTAGTTGTCCTTTCGAACTAATCGGGTCCCCGTTTCTCCATGCCGAGCCCCTCTGTAGGGCAGCTAATGAGCTCCACCTCAAAGGAATCGTATTCACCCCCGCTTACTTCACCCCTACTGCGAGTAAATACCAGGGTGAAACCTGCAAGGGGCTGTATGCCCATGTCCTGGACAAGGAAGCTTTTCGCCCGGTTGAAAGTGCTTTGCGCCTGATTCAACTCATTGCCCGTCTCTATAGCGAGGATTTTGCATTCCTGCCCCCTTTGGCCCCTACGCAGAGAAGTCCTTTTGAAAACCTGATGGGCCTTACCTCGCAGGATGTGGTAACCACAAATATTGAAATACTACTGAACCAATGCTCTGAGCAGAGCAGTGTCTTTGCCAAAGAGAAAGAAATCTATCATCTCTATCGATGA
- a CDS encoding extracellular solute-binding protein, with protein MKKTLLVSLVICLTTSLFLFAGGVQEAKGGSTAPIKFSVFYSDNATLPFKQDWLTVTEVQKRVNADVSFEVIPIADYQTKVSLALNTGTNAPDVILYQSTKGENAALALNGALVPISDYSAWTPNFNERVKEFKLEDDVNALKLKDGKRYFMPALFDVPFYDGGLILRQDLLEKYGLAVPKTFDDLYTVLKVFKQNDPSSYPLTILAGPRVLYRMTMPSWGISLGKNGASGSNTLSWDYTKKQYFAGAISDKYKSYVTFFHKLYAEGLLDPEMAEPIDGDKWSQKLATGKAMASYAYYDQIGGVTATSTIPGFKLQMYPALAGPDGAHHQPKSKTGSGIMFPVKTSKRADFEQLVRTVDEMFFSADNAKLWCLGVEGTTYSQVNGKVVFSDEIRNSSEGIYKSLQVKYGCGSDVTQMVWVNAREMTKYDENYAKINAAVEAMGDVIQAIPPTPKFDDMQAEEAGTLQTPLFDAFERWNSAFLTGNKDITRDWDSYVKEMKTLGIDKFTELYNTNL; from the coding sequence ATGAAGAAAACCCTGTTGGTTTCTCTTGTGATTTGTCTGACAACGTCGCTTTTCCTGTTTGCCGGGGGTGTTCAGGAAGCAAAGGGTGGTAGTACCGCCCCGATTAAATTCTCCGTGTTTTACAGCGACAACGCAACCTTGCCGTTCAAGCAGGATTGGTTGACTGTAACCGAGGTCCAGAAACGGGTGAATGCAGATGTCAGTTTTGAGGTCATTCCCATTGCCGATTACCAGACCAAGGTTTCCTTGGCACTGAATACCGGCACGAATGCCCCGGATGTCATCCTGTATCAATCGACCAAGGGAGAGAACGCTGCCCTTGCACTTAATGGTGCGTTGGTTCCGATCAGTGACTATTCAGCGTGGACACCCAACTTCAACGAACGGGTGAAAGAGTTCAAGCTTGAAGACGATGTCAATGCTTTGAAGCTGAAAGATGGCAAGCGTTATTTCATGCCTGCATTGTTTGATGTTCCTTTCTATGATGGCGGTTTGATCCTCAGGCAGGACCTGTTGGAAAAATATGGCCTTGCAGTGCCCAAGACTTTTGATGACCTCTATACTGTATTGAAGGTTTTCAAGCAGAATGACCCTTCTTCCTATCCCCTTACCATCCTTGCGGGACCTCGCGTACTCTATCGTATGACTATGCCTTCCTGGGGCATATCCCTTGGAAAGAATGGTGCAAGCGGAAGCAATACGCTGAGTTGGGACTATACGAAGAAACAGTATTTTGCGGGGGCAATCAGCGATAAGTACAAGAGCTATGTGACCTTCTTCCATAAGCTTTATGCTGAAGGCCTGCTCGATCCTGAGATGGCTGAACCGATTGACGGGGACAAATGGTCCCAGAAACTGGCAACCGGCAAGGCAATGGCTTCCTATGCCTACTATGACCAGATCGGAGGGGTTACCGCCACAAGCACTATCCCTGGGTTCAAGCTCCAGATGTATCCAGCCCTCGCCGGTCCCGATGGTGCACACCACCAGCCGAAGAGCAAGACTGGTTCAGGTATCATGTTCCCGGTCAAGACTTCCAAACGTGCTGATTTCGAGCAGTTGGTCAGAACTGTCGACGAGATGTTCTTCTCTGCAGACAATGCCAAACTCTGGTGCCTTGGCGTGGAAGGAACCACCTATAGCCAGGTAAATGGCAAGGTTGTTTTCTCTGATGAGATTCGCAACTCCTCCGAGGGTATCTACAAGAGCCTCCAGGTCAAATACGGCTGTGGAAGCGATGTAACCCAGATGGTCTGGGTCAATGCCCGTGAGATGACCAAATATGATGAGAACTATGCAAAGATCAACGCTGCAGTCGAAGCAATGGGTGATGTAATCCAGGCTATTCCCCCGACCCCGAAATTCGATGATATGCAGGCCGAGGAGGCAGGCACACTGCAGACTCCGCTCTTCGATGCTTTCGAGCGCTGGAATTCTGCTTTTTTGACCGGTAACAAGGACATTACCAGAGACTGGGATTCCTATGTCAAGGAAATGAAGACTCTTGGTATCGATAAGTTTACTGAGCTCTATAACACTAACCTGTAA
- a CDS encoding GNAT family N-acetyltransferase, with amino-acid sequence MSDMLVKLYALPPVSPVLAAVENQGITIRRAMAPDKPRIVEWVKTHSSLSASGEADVCFSHTPISLFVATRGKEIVGYACYNATAPDFFGPTRVLDSEQGKQIGKALLLRSLHALHDEGYAYAIIGGVGPQQFYEKCVAATLIEDSKPGIYKDYLGAKE; translated from the coding sequence ATGAGCGATATGTTGGTTAAACTCTATGCACTTCCGCCCGTATCCCCAGTTCTTGCTGCAGTGGAGAACCAAGGGATAACCATCCGACGGGCAATGGCTCCTGATAAACCGCGTATAGTGGAATGGGTTAAGACCCATTCCTCGCTTTCCGCCTCAGGGGAAGCCGATGTTTGTTTTTCCCATACTCCCATTTCCCTATTCGTAGCCACCAGGGGCAAAGAAATTGTCGGCTATGCCTGCTATAACGCGACCGCCCCTGATTTTTTTGGTCCTACAAGGGTTTTGGACAGTGAGCAGGGAAAACAGATTGGCAAAGCACTTTTGCTCCGTAGCTTGCATGCCTTGCATGACGAGGGGTATGCCTATGCCATTATCGGAGGGGTCGGGCCGCAACAATTCTATGAGAAGTGTGTAGCAGCTACTTTGATCGAAGATTCAAAGCCGGGAATCTACAAGGATTATCTGGGGGCAAAGGAATGA
- a CDS encoding ABC transporter permease translates to MKQQKLGGNTMSNRKYFARYWQLYAMMVIPLVYFIVFKYVPMFGNVLAFRRYRPGMGSFGTEWVGLKYFERFWQDPAFWRAFRNTLLLSILNLVVNFPIPIFFAILVNEVHHLAFKKLVQTVSYMPRFISTVVVIAILGELLSPSTGIFNLLRVKFFGQDAIYFMNDSKYFRLIYVLVDTWQYTGWTAIIYLAAITGIPADLYEAATIDGANKTQQIWFITIPSIMPTIMVMLILNVGRLLSLGFEKVLLMYTPDNSMVSDIIDTLVYRTGLANQNYSYATAIGLFSGIIGIILVAGSNAMSKRLTGDGIY, encoded by the coding sequence ATGAAACAGCAGAAACTTGGTGGCAATACGATGTCCAACCGAAAGTATTTCGCCAGGTATTGGCAACTCTATGCAATGATGGTCATTCCTCTGGTTTATTTTATAGTTTTCAAGTATGTCCCGATGTTTGGCAATGTCCTGGCTTTCAGGCGCTATCGTCCAGGCATGGGGTCATTCGGGACCGAGTGGGTCGGTTTGAAATACTTCGAACGTTTCTGGCAGGATCCTGCTTTCTGGAGGGCCTTCCGTAATACGCTTTTGCTAAGCATTCTGAATCTGGTCGTCAACTTTCCGATTCCCATTTTCTTTGCCATATTGGTCAATGAGGTTCATCACCTCGCCTTCAAGAAACTGGTCCAGACTGTTTCCTATATGCCCCGGTTTATTTCCACGGTTGTTGTAATTGCCATTTTGGGTGAATTGCTTTCGCCTTCGACCGGAATATTCAATCTTCTCAGGGTCAAATTCTTTGGACAGGATGCAATTTACTTTATGAATGACAGCAAGTATTTCCGCTTGATCTATGTCTTGGTAGACACCTGGCAATACACAGGCTGGACAGCAATTATCTACCTGGCCGCCATTACGGGAATCCCTGCCGACCTGTACGAGGCCGCTACGATCGATGGGGCAAACAAGACCCAGCAGATCTGGTTTATAACGATTCCCTCAATTATGCCGACTATCATGGTCATGTTGATACTCAATGTGGGCCGTTTGCTTTCGTTGGGGTTCGAAAAGGTCTTGCTTATGTATACGCCGGATAACAGTATGGTCAGCGATATCATCGATACTTTGGTGTATCGCACCGGGCTTGCAAACCAGAACTACTCGTATGCGACGGCAATTGGGTTGTTCAGCGGGATTATCGGTATCATTCTGGTTGCAGGAAGCAATGCAATGAGCAAGCGCCTTACCGGCGATGGGATATATTGA